The DNA region TACCGTTGAGAATTCAAGAGAAGCAGGACACCTTATGGATCAGATGGATTTACCATACATATCTCAAATATGTGGACATATGGACATGACAAGCCAAGCATATAGATTCCCCACTGATAACGAATCCTACAAATAAGAGATAGATTTACCATACGTATCTCAAATATGTGGGCATATGGACACGACAAGCTAAGCATATAGATTCTCCAACTTATAAGGAAAATCCTACAAATAAGAGACAGAGTACTAGTTGCAGCTGGTTCCTTAGAGGTTGCAGGGCAGTATGATTTGGATAGACAGGTAGGGAAACAAgatgataaaattattattattggtGATAAAAGGTGAATACATTCGTCCATAGTGTCCTTGTCAATCTGTCCCAAggttaacacggaggaggtaaattatggacagctactagcttttggaatagtaactagcacataagggagatatttacctcggctttgtcgagTTATTATGTATAGACAGGTAAGGGAAAAAGacgataaaattattattatgtgaTCAAAAGATTACGAGTTCGAAtcttagaaataattttttataaaaagtaaGATAAGATTATGTATCATGAATCTTTTTTCGAGACCCCGCATGATAGAAATTTCgtgtacattttttttttctctatcaaTTTTTTCTGGTATTTTGGCTCTGTAGATTAATCAGCAGGTTAATTAAGAATATGCTCAACTCTATccaatttttatcaaattaaaatcGATTTGAAAATTTCATTATTGATTTCGTACGAAAAATAAAAAATCGTACCTGGTGGGCCAACCATATCAAATCTCTACCTTCTTACCGGCCTGCCTGCCTGCCCATCGATTTCGGCCTTCCCCCTCTTCACTGCTTTCCTCCGGCGTTTCCTCCCGCAGGTTGATTCCGGCCGAAGAAAGGGATTAGGTGGTGTTTCCTCTCTTCCAAAGGTTCTCGTTCGTTTCTTTTCCTTGTTTGCCGTTTCCTTTCTAGCCTCTGAGTTGCTGATCTTGCCTTTCGGTACCCTTTCCCCTTTCTCGGATCGACTTGGTTCCAGAAGTTTCTCTGTTTGTCTTTTTTTTGCCCCCTTTTTTGTTTAGTTGATTTATCTTgtcaaaattccttatttgttttctgGTTAGCTTCTCCTAAGAAATGTATTCTCTTGATCGAGATCTCGTTGGTTGACGTTGATGCAGGTGAGAATTCGATAGCATGGAAGGGATTATTGTTCGGAGAGTGATCCCTTCGGATAACAGCTGTCTGTTCAATGCTGTGGGGTGGGTTTCTGCtatctaaattccttttttttattctttGAACAAAAAATTCATTGTTGTTCTAGATCTGtgaagaaataaatatttttacagGTATGTTATGGAACATGACAGACACAAAGCTCCATATTTGAGACAggtttttcttctttttattcAACTTTAGTCATTTTTTCTTTTATCTCGTTTTCTGAACTACATTTTCGACTAAAAGTATTTTTTGCCTGTTAGATTTCCTACCATATTAGATTTCCTATCACAAGGAGCTAAGATTCCATGTCAAGACTGACCTTGAATGTTATCCGTGTTCAGTATATTGAATGCGTTTGAGAAGATTTTATTGTGGTTCTCTGCAAGTGTTCACGCCTTCCATCATGCATTTTTTATGTAATCAGAATGGTTTCTAATTGTCTGGCGTAGGCTCTTTAGTCAGATGCTCTCTCTGACTTTAGGCATACCTTtctcattaatttttttataaggagATAGACAACGTCCAACAGTTAAGACTTTCAtgatttttgttaagcattaaCATCATAGTTAGAACTGGATTATTCATGATTCTTATCGTATAAATAGTATGATTTACATGTAAGATGATATGTATCCTAAatatgaattttgattttaaatcttatttcttatgattctaaaaGTAAGTTGGAAATTAGATCAAAAGATGAATCCAACACCCATTGCCTAGTAAGTCATTAAACTAAACCGacagattaaaaattaaatagattTTCAATAAAAGGAGAAAGGATTAATCTTATGATATAAACTATAAGTAGAAAGGCTAGATAGTGGAATCTCAAATTAAATGATAACATAGAAGAATAAAAATCTTAACATGGAGATACAGTTGATGACAGTCAAGTTACACAACACCAAAAAAAATTGGAACATATCCTCTAGTTTCAAAGGAATTCTATGACTAGAAATTTAAAAAGGATGGATTTGATTCAAGTCATAATCTATATTGGATTTCCTAATTTCTTAATAGAGGATCAAACAGAAGACATTGAAGAATTATAGATGAATATACAGTTGAGGTAAGCTGAGTTGTAGATAAAACAGAAGTCGTATTTTGTGGTGTAGGAAGCTGAATTTAGACTGTAAATGATTTTATCGTCCTTTTCAGGGTTAGATATAACAACTATGATGTTAGTTGTGCATGGCTTGGAATAAAGGTGAGATGCTAACCCATCAAGTAGGCACTGCAGTTGTGCACAACATGGACagctcttgttggttgctactcggaaagcctagaggttccactgtaccaaaattttgtacaaaggtctgaaccttttcctagctaccatgtgttcttttaaattaaattttggatcgcttgcggaacttaacacgtttgatccaaaacttaatctatttgttcttttaggttttgacttggatctcctgcggaacttaacacgttcgacccaaatcaccttaagttattaattccattaaatattaatttccataattggttcccagtactgacgtggcgaggcacatggccttcttggatatgggagcaaccaccaccgactagacaaaaccttttatagaaatctaatatttaatttcctaaaataactttaggttaaccgaaaagaacaatcaaatcacaaggaaaaataaaacaaaagaacacaacttcgaaaaacatattcgaaatactagaatcgtaagcctcttgtatttggtattatttccaaaaataactagtatgatgcggaaagaaaaaatactagttataccttttagaaagacctcttgatcttctaccgtattcctcttctaacctcggacgttgtgtgggcaacgatcttccgagatgagaatccaccaaagcaccttcttctcctttcttcaagtttcgccaagcacaaagcttccaaaagatgaagatctttttccaccaaccaagctccaagggatacaagctttctctccttcttcttcttcttctccaagtagtatccgaccaccacaagaactccaagcaaatagagaaggttccgccaccaccaagaggaagagaggaagaggggttggccggccacaacaccaaggaaaagagggagagaaataatagaggttgttctctatgaagccttctctaccctctcttttataatccttggtcttggcaaataaggaaatttaatttaaaacttccttaattcttttgccatgaaaaggaaaaatttatttaattaaaaacaattttccttttctcaatttacatggccggccaccatcaagctataaacaaggagagttttaattaattaaaacttcctaatttgtctccagaaatttataaaatttctccaataatttaatcccttcatgattggtttataaaaaggaaatttaataaattaaaatctttcttttaaacatgtggataaaaagaaagttatctctaaaaattaaaatctcttttaatttacaaataaggaaagatatcaaatcttttctcaatcttttgtagaaactaataaaagagaattattaatttttaaactttcttttaaatcatgagcatggttaaaaaggaaagttttcttaaaatttaaaatcctcctttaatcaacaaataaggaaagatttcaaattttaaactctcttttaaacatgtagatgatttacaaataaggaaagtttttaccaaaaattaaaaccatccttttaatctacaaataaggaaagagattaatctcttctcttaatcttttgtagaaagttataaaaggaaattttaatttttaaactctcttttaaaatcatgatatccacataagaaataattttaataaaatccttttaatattctagtggtcgaccacctaagcttgggacccaagctttggccgaccacctacatgactcatccacttggtcttggccagcttgggttccaagctagcttggccggccccattggatgggtaagaaggtgggtatgtggtgggtataaatctctatatactagaggctacgatagggaccgagaggaggaattggttttggtctcccgatgaaattaagcatcccgtgttcgccccgaacacacaacttaatttcatcaataataattcattccactaaagaactattattgaactaccgcaccaatcccaaattacatttttggctccttcttattatgagtgtgttagtctccctgtgtttaagataacaaatgtccactaattaagtaagttactgacaactcacttaattaatatctagctccaagagtagtaccactcaacttcatcgtcatgtcggactatgtccacctgcagggtttaacatgacaatccttataagctcctcttggggacattctcaacctagatcactaggacacagtttccttctataatcaacaacacacactataagtgatatcatttcccaacttatcgggcttattgattcatcgaattaaatctcacccattgataaattaaagaaataaatatcaaatatatgtgcttgttattatattaggattaagagcacacacttccataataactgaggtatttgtttctttataaagtcagtataaaagaaacgacctctaatggtcctactcaatacactctaagtgtactagtgtaattatatagttaagataaactaatacctaattacactacgaccttccaatggtttgttcctttccattatggtcatgagctactgtttataatttataaggtactgataacatgatcctctgtgtgtgacaccacacaccatgttatctacaatataaattaattgaacaacttcatttatcataaatgtagacatttgaccaatgtgattcttatttctagataaatgtttataccaaaagctaggcttttagtatacactctaacaggcttGGAATAAAGGTGAGATGCTAACCCATCAAGTAGGCACTGCAGTTGTGCACAACATGGACAGCTCTGCAGTTCTAGTTCAAGATAGTGAAGAGTCACATTTTCCCTTCAGTTTGTTGCAATCATCTTAAATCTTTGGCAGCTGCATTGTGTATGGTATATAACAGCTAGTCTATAATTAAAAATTTCACCACAAAATATGTATCATCGGAAAAACAAGGCTAATATCCTCTATGCTGTTGTAGCTTTGATATTGTATCGATATACACTATCAAATTTGCAATCAAATCCAATGATAAGAATTACTGTCATGTTGCTGATGGGATTTTCTGATATTATTGCTTAATTAGATTTAATATTGCATCAACCTTTTGGATTGGTTATGTTTCTTTTGCATTTTTAGTAACAGTGTCAGATGTGGTGAAGGTAgaatagaaaaggaaaaaaaaattataagatttaAAGCTGATGGGAGTCCTGGTCTGGCACGGTGTCAACACACGATACATGTTGGCACTAATCAAGAGTGTGGATCTGGGAGAGGAGGAGCTCTTTGCTTTAATTTTGGAATTCTTATGTAAAAGTGATACTTGTGTTCACTTGCTAGAAAATTTGGCTCACTATTGCTCCAAAAACTCCTCTCATTTAGTCACACTCATCCTTTACTTGAATAGAATTAAGCTTGGTGCATAAACATTTATGAACACCCTTTTTGAAAATCTATTCAGTAATAATTGGAAATTTTAAGGAAAGGTTGGTGCAATGATAGTATATTAAACTTTTTCTTCCTATGTTTAGTGTTTTGATATTGATTATATTTAGCGAATCAGTTTATAAAGAATGGTTAATGTGGTATTCTGAATCAGCAACTTTTCTGTATGGGGATCTATGGGCTATAAAAACAAATGATGAAACTATTAGACTGTCCATTCAAATAGTTTATTGATATCTGCATCATCATCATTGTAATTACGAGCCTAACCTTcaatctctttcttctttttctgttTCGTTGTAGGTCATAGCTGCAGTTGTCGGAAGTGATCCAGGAAAATACACTGAAGCCTTTTTGGGAAAGCCAAATGATGCATATTGTTCATGGATTCAAGATCCTGATAAATGGGGTGGTGAGTGCTTGTGATGTTCTTAATCAAAATAAAGTACTGCAAGCTACAAATGACCAAATATCTATCATCTTTTGATGTTCTCCCACTATCTTTTTCATATTTCATTCAGATTTTGCAACTTTGATAGCATTTTATATCATATAAACAGTCTTGCTAAACCAAGGAATGCTCTATTGATTCAATCTTGTAGTTGATTCAACTCCTGGGGTATTCTACACAGAGGGCATGGGATATTTGATGATTTTGAAACTCTAGTAGCTTTGGTTGAATATTTCCCTATTTTTTTTAACCATATAGCTTTGGAGTAGACACTTCCTTGAGATCTTGCATTGATAGGAGCTTCATGCACGGGACTACCCTTTATAGCTTTTGGAGTAGCTTtccaaaaaataaatatatagccCTTTTAGTAAATTTTGTGCTCCTTTTTGACCTTCTTCCTCAATGCCTTGTTTGGCATGAACAACATGCATCTAGTGTATTATTATTATAAGATTTTAATACTTAAAATGTTCCTATGTAAGATGTCCCGCTTTTCGCTACAGGTGCtatagaattatccattctctctGAGTTCTATGGACGTGAAATTGCAGCTTATGATATCCAAACAACTCGGTGTGATGTGTATGGCCAGGTAATGTATCATCATAAGATTTTAATCTACTACTTTTTCTTTTCTGTAGCCAAGGGATTTTATGTTTTCCCCCTTTCTTTGTGACTGGGAAACAGGGGAAGAACTACAGTGAAAGGGTGATGCTGATATACGATGGCCTACATTATGACGCATTAGCTGTATGTCAATTTTGTGGTCGTCTCAGAAAAAGACTGTCACTTTCCACATTTCAGCATAATAGCTAACCTAACCTGCGTTGTTGTAATTCAATATATGTTTCTTGCAGATGTCTCCATATGATGGGGCGCCCGAAGAGTTTGATCAAACTGTTTTTTCTGTTAGAAGTGACCGTTCCATTGGACCTGTGGAGAACTTTGCACTTAATCTGGTTAAAGATGCCCAAAAGTAAGTGTTTTCTGTAAAGtgatcatcttcttctcttcagcTGCAACAAAATTGGCCTTAGAtgagcatatcaaaatcactgTGCTTCTGTTGTAATATTCTAACTACTTGAGGTTGATACTCAATTTGCATCATTTAGGCAAGCATAAATAAATTCATTTGAAGCTACAATAACCTAAACAATATGTACTGAAAGCCACAAGATGCACAATTTTGTTAGCATTCTCAAAGCTTGCTATAGCGATCAAAATACtaatgttttattttagtttcttttgTTTGAGAGAGGAATAGATTTAAGCTCAAGGCTTTGACGACTTCAATGGCTCAGA from Zingiber officinale cultivar Zhangliang chromosome 4B, Zo_v1.1, whole genome shotgun sequence includes:
- the LOC121974623 gene encoding OVARIAN TUMOR DOMAIN-containing deubiquitinating enzyme 2-like, whose amino-acid sequence is MEGIIVRRVIPSDNSCLFNAVGYVMEHDRHKAPYLRQVIAAVVGSDPGKYTEAFLGKPNDAYCSWIQDPDKWGGAIELSILSEFYGREIAAYDIQTTRCDVYGQGKNYSERVMLIYDGLHYDALAMSPYDGAPEEFDQTVFSVRSDRSIGPVENFALNLVKDAQKKRSYTDTAHFTLRCGVCQAGLVGQKEAVEHAQATGHVNFQEYR